Proteins encoded together in one Chitinophaga sp. LS1 window:
- a CDS encoding response regulator transcription factor: MKTILIALDPSIFSYGLKQIIATMPQPTRIETADTLDAAMTLLDSRCVDLLITDLHPEVLGPVKAKCPEIKVMVYTAADERTFAIDNLLAGADGYLSKSAKKEEMEYAVKTVLNGEKYMSATVRQEMLDQLWEKRRAGHKGVY, encoded by the coding sequence ATGAAAACTATTTTGATAGCCTTAGACCCATCTATATTCAGTTATGGACTCAAACAGATCATAGCAACGATGCCACAGCCCACCCGGATTGAAACTGCCGATACCCTCGATGCAGCCATGACCCTATTGGATTCCCGGTGTGTGGATCTGTTAATTACCGATTTGCACCCCGAAGTATTGGGACCAGTCAAAGCGAAATGCCCTGAGATCAAGGTCATGGTGTATACAGCAGCCGATGAAAGGACATTTGCGATTGACAATCTACTGGCGGGAGCAGATGGTTACCTGAGTAAGAGTGCGAAGAAAGAAGAGATGGAGTATGCAGTAAAAACAGTACTAAACGGAGAGAAGTATATGAGCGCTACGGTACGGCAGGAGATGCTGGACCAGCTCTGGGAAAAGAGAAGAGCCGGGCACAAAGGTGTATATTAA
- a CDS encoding HAD-IIIA family hydrolase encodes MIAIDNSWTLFLDRDGVMNEEIKDGYVLQWDMFRFSEGVLAAMPVLNARFGRIVITTNQRCIGRGLLTEEGLEDIHRHMLSEIRTHGGRIDAIYHCSDVNNDSPCRKPQPGMAMQARAAFPEIDFSKSVMVGNTMGDMKFGKQLGMKTVFIPSTKPEQAFPDPMIDFKCDNLLEFSKIIQ; translated from the coding sequence ATGATAGCAATTGATAATAGCTGGACGTTGTTCCTGGACCGCGATGGGGTCATGAATGAGGAGATCAAAGATGGGTATGTGCTGCAATGGGATATGTTCCGGTTTTCGGAAGGTGTGCTGGCGGCGATGCCTGTGTTAAATGCCCGTTTTGGCCGTATTGTGATCACGACGAACCAGCGTTGTATAGGAAGAGGATTGCTGACAGAAGAAGGGTTAGAAGACATTCATAGGCATATGCTATCCGAAATCCGTACACACGGGGGGAGGATAGATGCCATTTACCACTGTTCGGATGTGAATAATGACAGTCCCTGCCGTAAGCCGCAGCCAGGTATGGCGATGCAGGCAAGGGCAGCATTTCCTGAAATAGATTTCAGTAAATCTGTGATGGTAGGGAATACCATGGGAGATATGAAATTTGGGAAGCAGTTGGGAATGAAGACGGTATTTATCCCTTCTACAAAACCGGAACAGGCATTTCCTGATCCGATGATCGATTTTAAGTGTGACAATTTATTGGAATTTTCGAAGATCATACAATAA
- a CDS encoding S8 family peptidase, with product MKKNLLPFSFPLLLLLLLASCSKDSQEVKLAKGLATTPKQDRGFLILTEQNVDQNDISTALSNLGVKRFVFKESNKELGLIRVQTPDPSFPEKARKVAGVQSVSIDLVQNWRLPERNFRSSIPYSTNAPSTVNAKSSASALTDRYSFLQWGLQAVHAPEAWAKGYKGAGVKVAVLDGGFLLNNPEIKPNIILTHSFVEGEEVQYHGEEGFSHGSHVAGTIAAVKDSNGVAGVAPEAKLILVKVLSDAGSGAFSSFIDGIFYATNHGAKVINMSIGGELPLKTFVDDNGTPDDPSDDYVVEYDRDVKELITAINRATLYATLKGTTLIAAAGNDGYNYDVEKRFITYPAAALGVLAISSTGPLGWGINQDTSLYIPSIFTNYGKNFIHYAAPGGNYTLPPNTTVVNVGGIINYEYIFDFVFNIGYWDEASATYYYGWAAGTSMASPHAAAVAALIYNKYPYANPLLVDLILKASSTDYGTPGKDKYFGDGEVNAAKAVR from the coding sequence ATGAAGAAAAATCTATTGCCATTTTCATTCCCCCTCTTGCTGTTACTGTTGCTGGCATCCTGCTCCAAAGACTCTCAGGAAGTCAAACTCGCCAAAGGGCTTGCCACCACCCCAAAACAAGACAGAGGATTTTTGATTCTTACTGAGCAAAATGTCGATCAGAACGACATCTCAACAGCACTTTCTAATCTCGGCGTAAAGCGTTTTGTATTCAAAGAATCCAATAAGGAATTGGGGCTCATTCGTGTACAAACTCCTGATCCGTCCTTTCCTGAAAAAGCAAGGAAAGTAGCTGGTGTACAATCTGTATCAATTGACCTGGTACAGAACTGGCGCCTGCCGGAGCGTAATTTCCGCTCTTCTATTCCTTACAGCACAAACGCCCCGTCTACTGTCAATGCTAAATCAAGTGCCAGTGCCCTTACAGACAGATACAGCTTTCTGCAATGGGGTCTACAGGCAGTACATGCCCCCGAAGCATGGGCCAAAGGTTACAAAGGCGCTGGTGTAAAGGTAGCCGTACTCGATGGCGGTTTCCTGCTCAACAACCCTGAAATCAAGCCTAACATTATTCTTACCCACAGTTTTGTGGAAGGTGAAGAAGTACAGTACCATGGCGAAGAAGGCTTTAGCCACGGTAGCCACGTAGCCGGTACCATCGCCGCCGTGAAAGATTCCAATGGCGTAGCCGGTGTAGCTCCGGAAGCTAAACTGATACTCGTAAAAGTATTGTCCGACGCTGGTTCAGGAGCCTTTTCCAGCTTCATCGACGGCATCTTCTATGCCACCAACCATGGTGCTAAGGTCATCAACATGAGCATTGGTGGTGAACTGCCCCTCAAGACTTTCGTAGATGACAACGGTACGCCCGACGATCCATCTGACGATTACGTAGTGGAATATGACCGCGATGTAAAAGAACTGATCACCGCTATCAACAGAGCCACCCTGTACGCTACCCTGAAGGGTACTACACTGATCGCTGCTGCTGGTAACGATGGGTACAACTACGATGTAGAAAAACGCTTTATCACCTACCCTGCAGCAGCATTAGGTGTACTGGCTATTTCCTCTACCGGGCCGCTGGGTTGGGGTATTAACCAGGATACGTCTCTCTACATCCCTTCTATCTTTACCAACTATGGTAAGAACTTTATTCACTATGCCGCTCCAGGCGGTAACTACACGCTGCCTCCAAATACCACCGTTGTGAACGTAGGAGGTATCATCAACTACGAATACATATTCGACTTTGTCTTCAATATCGGTTACTGGGATGAAGCTTCTGCCACTTATTACTATGGCTGGGCAGCTGGTACCAGTATGGCTTCGCCACATGCTGCGGCTGTAGCTGCGCTGATTTACAACAAGTATCCGTACGCCAATCCATTGCTGGTAGATCTGATCCTGAAAGCATCGTCTACTGATTATGGTACTCCGGGTAAGGATAAGTACTTCGGTGATGGTGAAGTAAACGCCGCGAAGGCAGTCCGCTAA
- a CDS encoding glycosyltransferase: MGRKKILILGPAWPYRGGLAAYNERLAEELQKDADVEIWTFTLQYPKFIFPGKSQYATEAAPPHLNITRRINSINPLNWLKVGRQIRKMKPDLIIAKFWLPLMGPALGSLLRLGKKGNTKALSILDNVVPHEKRPGDVAFTKYFLKPVDAFIAMSQSVLDDLKVFEPDKPVSLIPHPIYDNYGTPISKPAAKAVLRLDENKKYILFFGFIRQYKGLDLLMQAMADERMKKLDVHLIVAGEYYEDAAPYKELFAKLQLGDRILMHTDFIPNDAVKNYFCAADLVVQPYKSATQSGISQIAYHFEKPMVVTRVGGLVEMVPGNVVGFQCEPDPADIAAAIEKYYVGNREADMTAAVHIEKQKYSWDRLAKEILRLTGL, from the coding sequence ATGGGAAGAAAGAAGATACTTATCCTGGGACCCGCCTGGCCTTATCGTGGAGGTCTTGCCGCCTACAATGAAAGACTGGCTGAAGAACTGCAAAAGGACGCAGATGTAGAGATCTGGACCTTTACCCTGCAATACCCGAAATTTATTTTCCCCGGCAAAAGTCAATATGCTACTGAAGCGGCGCCGCCTCACCTGAATATCACCAGAAGGATTAATTCTATCAATCCGTTGAACTGGTTGAAAGTGGGCAGGCAAATCCGCAAAATGAAGCCAGACCTGATCATTGCCAAATTCTGGTTACCACTCATGGGCCCTGCCCTGGGTTCCCTGCTGCGTTTAGGTAAAAAAGGAAATACCAAAGCCTTGTCTATCCTCGACAACGTGGTGCCCCATGAAAAACGTCCGGGCGATGTGGCTTTTACTAAATACTTCCTGAAACCGGTGGATGCCTTCATCGCCATGAGCCAATCCGTGCTGGACGATCTCAAGGTGTTTGAACCGGATAAACCGGTATCACTCATACCTCATCCTATTTATGACAACTATGGTACGCCGATTTCCAAACCGGCGGCCAAAGCGGTATTGAGGCTGGATGAAAACAAAAAGTACATTCTCTTTTTCGGCTTTATCCGCCAGTACAAAGGCCTCGATCTGCTCATGCAGGCCATGGCCGACGAAAGAATGAAAAAGCTGGATGTACACCTCATCGTAGCAGGTGAATACTACGAAGACGCAGCCCCTTACAAGGAGTTGTTCGCCAAACTACAATTGGGTGACCGCATACTCATGCACACCGATTTTATTCCAAACGACGCTGTTAAAAACTACTTCTGTGCTGCCGACCTGGTAGTGCAACCTTATAAAAGCGCTACACAGAGCGGTATTTCACAGATCGCTTACCACTTCGAAAAACCAATGGTGGTAACAAGGGTAGGAGGATTAGTCGAAATGGTGCCAGGCAATGTAGTGGGTTTCCAATGCGAACCTGATCCTGCAGATATCGCTGCCGCCATAGAAAAATACTATGTTGGCAACAGGGAAGCCGATATGACAGCGGCTGTTCACATAGAAAAGCAAAAGTATTCCTGGGACAGACTGGCAAAAGAAATTCTCCGCCTGACAGGTTTGTAA
- the gpmA gene encoding 2,3-diphosphoglycerate-dependent phosphoglycerate mutase: MQKLVLLRHGESLWNLENRFTGWTDVDLSQTGIEQAIHAGKLLADSGFHFDLAFTSVLKRAIKTLHLALESLNQLYIPEEKSWRLNERFYGALQGLNKAETVQQYGEEQVHKWRRDPHEHPPKLVQTDARFPGNDPRYKDLLPTELPFTENLSETMDRVLPYWTNTIIPALKQKKQVLIVAHGNSLRALIQYIDHLSDEEVTNLDIPTGTPWVYELNDDLSRIRHYYLK, from the coding sequence ATGCAAAAATTAGTACTCCTACGCCACGGCGAAAGCCTCTGGAACCTGGAAAACAGGTTTACCGGATGGACAGATGTCGACTTATCCCAAACCGGTATTGAACAAGCCATACATGCAGGAAAATTACTCGCTGATAGTGGATTTCATTTTGACCTCGCATTTACCTCTGTGCTCAAAAGAGCAATTAAGACACTTCATCTGGCATTAGAATCGCTCAATCAGTTGTACATTCCTGAAGAGAAATCATGGCGTTTAAATGAGCGTTTCTATGGTGCTTTGCAAGGGTTAAATAAAGCTGAAACTGTGCAGCAATATGGTGAAGAACAGGTACACAAGTGGAGAAGAGATCCACACGAACACCCGCCAAAATTAGTGCAAACAGATGCCCGTTTTCCCGGAAATGACCCAAGGTATAAAGATCTGTTACCTACTGAATTGCCCTTTACAGAAAATCTCAGTGAAACCATGGATCGGGTACTGCCCTATTGGACGAATACCATCATTCCAGCATTGAAACAGAAAAAGCAAGTGCTCATAGTGGCTCATGGCAATAGCTTAAGGGCACTGATACAGTATATCGATCACTTATCTGATGAGGAAGTGACGAATTTAGATATTCCTACAGGAACACCGTGGGTGTATGAGTTGAATGATGACCTGAGCAGGATCAGGCATTACTATCTGAAGTAG
- a CDS encoding nucleotidyltransferase family protein, which yields MITECIVLAGGLGTRLRSVVADKPKCMAPVGDVPFIDYLLRYLLKEGMTHVVLSLGHLSEQVIEYIEANEWTMKVDFVIEEEPLGTGGAIMNALEELEEDAFFIMNGDTLFNVDLFDYSNFHEEKGSALSLALKPMKQFDRYGSVKLDDNKRITAFLEKEYCEEGLINGGIYVANREYLESLDLPKKFSFEKDVLEAQVQSGKVYGFESDSYFIDIGVPADYERAQQELA from the coding sequence ATGATTACAGAATGTATTGTATTAGCAGGAGGGCTGGGTACCCGGTTGCGTAGTGTGGTGGCAGATAAGCCTAAATGCATGGCCCCCGTGGGCGATGTTCCTTTTATAGATTACCTGCTGCGCTACCTGCTCAAAGAAGGGATGACGCATGTGGTATTATCATTGGGACACCTGTCAGAACAGGTGATAGAATACATTGAGGCCAACGAATGGACGATGAAGGTGGATTTTGTGATCGAGGAAGAACCGCTGGGTACCGGTGGAGCGATCATGAATGCACTGGAAGAACTGGAAGAAGACGCGTTCTTCATCATGAATGGAGATACCCTTTTTAATGTAGACCTGTTTGATTATTCAAACTTTCACGAAGAAAAGGGGAGTGCGTTGTCACTGGCACTGAAACCGATGAAGCAATTTGATCGTTACGGCAGTGTAAAGCTGGATGACAATAAAAGGATCACTGCTTTCCTCGAAAAGGAATATTGTGAAGAAGGGCTGATCAATGGCGGTATTTATGTGGCGAACAGGGAGTACCTGGAAAGTCTGGATCTGCCAAAGAAATTCTCCTTTGAAAAAGATGTACTGGAAGCACAGGTGCAAAGCGGTAAAGTGTACGGCTTTGAGAGTGATTCTTATTTTATAGACATTGGCGTACCGGCTGATTATGAGCGGGCGCAGCAAGAACTGGCATGA
- a CDS encoding dehydrogenase, translated as MIYRSKAPLRLGLAGGGTDVSPYSDMFGGAILNATISLYARAAIEPIPENKVIFESADRKEQLECEAVFPLAYNGKLDILKGVINRVAKDYGIPSGFKLTTFVDAPAGSGLGTSSTLVVAVLGAFAEWLKLPLGEYDMAHLAYCIEREDLQQAGGKQDQYAATFGGVNFMEFYGDKVIVNPLRIKQKYLDELENNLVLYYTSTSRLSSSIISEQQKNVTDKKESSIEAMHHLKEQSVMMKEALLRGEIDKIGEILDYGFQHKKNMAKGISNTQLDEIYEAAKLAGASGGKISGAGGGGFMIFYCPRNTRYAVVDALNAFGGQVKRYHFTHQGVNTWTI; from the coding sequence ATGATCTATCGTAGTAAAGCACCATTACGCCTGGGACTGGCAGGCGGTGGTACCGATGTAAGTCCATATTCTGATATGTTTGGTGGCGCTATCCTGAACGCAACTATCTCTTTATACGCCAGAGCCGCCATCGAGCCGATTCCTGAAAACAAAGTCATCTTTGAGTCGGCAGACAGAAAAGAACAACTGGAATGCGAAGCCGTATTCCCGCTTGCCTATAATGGTAAACTGGATATTCTGAAAGGTGTCATTAACCGTGTGGCGAAAGACTATGGTATCCCATCGGGTTTTAAACTCACGACCTTTGTAGATGCTCCGGCCGGTTCCGGTTTGGGTACCTCTTCCACGCTGGTGGTGGCGGTGCTGGGCGCATTTGCAGAGTGGCTGAAACTGCCGCTGGGTGAGTATGATATGGCACACCTGGCTTATTGCATCGAGAGAGAAGACCTGCAACAGGCTGGTGGTAAACAGGATCAGTATGCCGCGACCTTTGGTGGTGTGAACTTCATGGAATTTTACGGCGATAAGGTGATCGTGAATCCCCTGCGCATTAAGCAAAAATACCTCGATGAACTGGAGAATAACCTGGTATTGTACTATACTTCTACCAGCCGTTTGTCCAGCAGCATTATCTCTGAACAACAGAAGAATGTAACGGATAAGAAAGAATCCAGCATTGAAGCCATGCACCACCTGAAAGAGCAGTCAGTGATGATGAAAGAAGCCCTGCTGAGAGGTGAGATCGATAAAATCGGAGAGATCCTGGACTATGGTTTTCAGCATAAGAAAAACATGGCAAAAGGTATTTCCAACACACAATTAGACGAAATTTACGAAGCGGCCAAACTTGCCGGTGCTTCAGGAGGTAAGATCTCCGGTGCTGGTGGCGGTGGCTTTATGATATTTTACTGTCCACGGAATACACGTTATGCCGTAGTCGATGCCCTGAATGCCTTTGGTGGCCAGGTAAAACGTTATCATTTTACGCATCAGGGAGTGAACACCTGGACTATTTAA
- a CDS encoding D-sedoheptulose 7-phosphate isomerase → MTEKIIKTIQESIAVKQAIINDEELVRTIAQVASVMTGCFQQNHKVLFAGNGGSAADAQHLAAEFSGRFYKDRTPLYSEALHCNTSFLTAVGNDYGYNEVYARMLRGIGQAGDVFVGISTSGNSANILEAIKVAKSKGMIVVSMTGQSGGKMKDGTDYLLNVPSSDTPRIQESHITIGHIICEIVENNLFGS, encoded by the coding sequence ATGACAGAGAAAATAATTAAGACTATACAGGAAAGCATCGCGGTAAAACAGGCGATTATCAACGACGAAGAATTAGTGAGAACCATCGCACAGGTAGCTAGTGTGATGACGGGTTGCTTCCAGCAAAATCATAAAGTATTGTTTGCGGGAAATGGCGGTAGTGCTGCGGATGCGCAACACCTGGCCGCTGAGTTTTCCGGACGTTTTTATAAAGACAGGACACCGCTGTATTCCGAAGCACTGCATTGTAATACCTCATTCCTGACAGCTGTCGGCAATGACTATGGTTACAATGAAGTGTATGCCCGCATGCTGCGTGGTATTGGTCAGGCAGGTGATGTGTTTGTCGGCATTTCTACCTCAGGCAATTCTGCCAATATCCTGGAAGCCATCAAGGTGGCCAAGTCCAAAGGAATGATCGTGGTAAGCATGACAGGGCAATCTGGTGGTAAAATGAAAGATGGAACCGACTACCTGCTGAACGTACCTTCTTCCGATACGCCGCGTATCCAGGAGTCGCATATTACTATTGGGCATATCATTTGTGAAATTGTAGAAAATAACCTTTTCGGATCATGA
- a CDS encoding OmpA family protein: MDKKIALFSIMLLSATLSNAQYVLKEADKQASLYNYSAAIPLYKKAFSKKVTVRAIRGVADSYQLLNDYTAAEPWYNKLVALPEHTANDELHYAKVLINNAKYADAKVALEGYLGKQPNDPLAISMKQGCDSAVKWKVKPVKGDFENLKAMNTQWSDWGTGFRNGRFVFASDRPYDSLRHDRLFNNSNISRKKYGFTGRSYLHLYESDGFDSSTTRLLSRNVNGDYHSAKATYTADGNTMYYAVTNLVKKKGRFAEQLYTLNVELKASKWNNTNGNWEIDSFPYNEIFDYSVGDPFISADGRTLYFVADFGTRGLGGTDIYYCTRGKDGKWETPLNMGPSINTAGSERTPFMDSTGVFYFATDGRPGVGGLDIFSAKQVNGTWVPVNMGYPVNSAQDDFGPAYNTGKTMYFSSNRPGGYGNDDIYRFTPWKILVFSLEGKAFDKATKAPLSNATVALANKATGNVLTAETDDDGHYKFVLDSLSDYGLNATRVTYYPAENSFVTTNGLTESQVVHQDVWLQKIEIKQVAAPEKKPLIIAKANVKGHKIDLGTRFNPANVYFDLGKANVRPDAGRELDKLIALMKENPNWKVSMGFHTDSRSDDNYNMKLSQKRAASVLAYFVSKGIAKERMTAIGYGETRLINRCANGVHCSEQEHQANRRTEFEVFDR, translated from the coding sequence ATGGATAAAAAGATTGCGCTGTTCAGCATAATGCTGCTCTCTGCCACCCTTTCGAATGCACAATATGTTTTAAAAGAAGCGGATAAACAGGCATCCTTGTATAATTATTCTGCTGCGATTCCTTTATATAAGAAAGCATTCAGCAAAAAAGTAACTGTCAGAGCCATTCGTGGAGTTGCTGATAGTTATCAGTTACTGAATGACTATACAGCTGCTGAACCCTGGTATAATAAACTGGTCGCGCTTCCAGAACATACTGCCAACGATGAGCTGCATTATGCAAAAGTGTTGATCAATAATGCAAAATATGCTGATGCGAAAGTAGCACTTGAAGGCTACCTTGGTAAACAACCGAATGACCCGCTGGCGATCAGCATGAAACAAGGTTGTGACAGCGCCGTGAAGTGGAAAGTGAAACCGGTGAAAGGGGATTTCGAGAACCTGAAAGCCATGAATACACAGTGGTCCGATTGGGGTACTGGCTTCAGAAACGGTAGGTTTGTATTTGCATCAGATCGCCCATATGATTCTTTGCGTCATGATCGCCTGTTTAATAATTCGAACATCAGCAGAAAGAAATACGGTTTTACCGGCCGTAGTTATCTGCACCTGTACGAAAGCGATGGGTTTGACAGTAGTACGACCCGCCTGCTTTCCCGCAATGTAAATGGGGATTATCACAGTGCGAAAGCAACGTATACCGCTGATGGCAATACCATGTATTATGCGGTGACGAATCTCGTAAAAAAGAAAGGTCGTTTTGCAGAGCAGTTATATACCTTAAATGTAGAACTGAAAGCGTCTAAATGGAACAATACCAATGGTAACTGGGAAATAGACAGCTTTCCATATAATGAGATCTTTGATTATAGTGTAGGTGATCCTTTTATCAGTGCTGATGGACGAACGCTCTACTTTGTGGCTGATTTTGGTACACGTGGTTTAGGCGGTACGGATATTTACTACTGTACAAGAGGGAAAGACGGCAAGTGGGAGACGCCTTTAAACATGGGCCCATCCATCAATACAGCGGGTAGTGAGCGAACACCGTTCATGGATAGTACGGGTGTGTTTTACTTTGCAACTGATGGCAGACCGGGTGTAGGTGGATTGGATATTTTCTCTGCAAAGCAGGTAAATGGTACCTGGGTGCCTGTAAATATGGGCTATCCCGTAAACAGTGCACAGGATGATTTCGGCCCTGCTTATAACACAGGCAAGACGATGTACTTCTCATCCAACAGACCGGGTGGGTATGGTAATGATGATATTTACCGCTTTACACCATGGAAGATCCTCGTGTTTAGCCTGGAAGGTAAGGCATTTGACAAAGCGACGAAAGCACCACTCAGCAATGCTACTGTAGCACTCGCTAACAAGGCCACTGGCAATGTGTTGACGGCAGAGACAGATGATGACGGTCACTACAAATTTGTACTGGATAGTTTGTCTGATTATGGTTTGAATGCAACGAGAGTGACTTATTATCCTGCTGAAAATAGTTTTGTGACTACAAATGGATTGACCGAATCACAGGTGGTACACCAGGATGTGTGGTTGCAGAAAATAGAGATCAAACAGGTGGCGGCGCCGGAAAAGAAACCGTTGATCATTGCGAAAGCAAATGTAAAGGGGCATAAAATAGATCTGGGTACCCGTTTCAATCCTGCGAATGTATATTTTGATCTGGGTAAAGCGAATGTACGACCAGATGCGGGAAGAGAGTTGGACAAGCTGATTGCGTTGATGAAGGAGAATCCAAACTGGAAAGTGTCGATGGGTTTCCATACGGATAGCCGATCAGATGACAATTACAACATGAAATTATCACAGAAAAGAGCAGCTTCTGTATTAGCATATTTCGTATCCAAGGGCATTGCAAAAGAACGTATGACTGCAATTGGATATGGTGAAACGAGATTAATTAACCGTTGTGCAAACGGTGTGCATTGTTCGGAACAGGAACACCAGGCCAATAGAAGGACTGAATTTGAAGTGTTTGATAGATAG
- a CDS encoding alpha-L-fucosidase, whose translation MKKTIVACSVLFAAMLSVKQATAQETDGLHHMSKEYVAPTDPLVIRKLDKWQDQRFGLFMHWGPYTLWEEVESWSICPDDWVVRKGPYSADYNVYREAYEKLPNEFNPVDFNPQKWADAAKNAGMRYVVFTTKHHDGFCMFDTKQTDYKITAPNVPFSKNPKANIAKEIFDTFRKDSFMIGAYFSKPDWHSQDFWWKYYPVMGRNTNYNIKMYPEKWAAFKEYTYRQIEELMTNYGKIDILWLDGGWVRPGGKQEIDMPKIAAMGRKNQPGLIVVDREVPGEFENYATPEQTLPEKPLPYPWETCMSMGDSWTYTHTDQMKSSLKLVTLLVKIVSRGGNFLLNIGPSAKGDWTPQAYERLADIGAWMKINGEGIHASRPVAPYSDNNVYYTQAKDSSATYAFFTSDSDVVKLPETVAFAIEAPAKIKRVSLLGTKAKLSWKLNNGKLEIKIPKNLQQQSGLKYAAAFKVEA comes from the coding sequence ATGAAGAAAACAATCGTTGCTTGCTCCGTTTTATTTGCAGCTATGCTGTCTGTAAAACAAGCAACAGCCCAGGAAACTGATGGCTTGCACCACATGTCCAAGGAGTATGTAGCTCCTACCGATCCGCTTGTGATCCGTAAACTGGATAAATGGCAGGACCAACGCTTTGGCTTATTTATGCACTGGGGTCCCTATACCCTTTGGGAAGAAGTAGAAAGCTGGAGCATTTGCCCTGATGACTGGGTAGTGAGAAAAGGCCCTTACTCCGCTGATTACAACGTATATCGCGAAGCTTATGAGAAATTACCGAATGAATTCAACCCGGTAGATTTTAACCCGCAAAAGTGGGCAGATGCCGCTAAGAACGCCGGTATGCGCTATGTGGTATTTACCACCAAACACCACGATGGTTTCTGTATGTTCGATACCAAACAAACGGACTACAAGATCACCGCTCCGAATGTACCTTTCTCAAAGAATCCAAAAGCGAATATCGCAAAGGAGATCTTCGATACTTTCCGCAAGGACAGTTTCATGATTGGTGCTTATTTTTCCAAACCGGACTGGCATAGCCAGGATTTCTGGTGGAAATACTACCCGGTAATGGGTCGTAACACGAACTATAATATCAAAATGTACCCTGAGAAATGGGCTGCATTTAAAGAATATACTTACCGCCAGATCGAAGAACTGATGACCAACTACGGTAAGATCGACATTCTCTGGCTGGACGGCGGTTGGGTAAGACCAGGTGGCAAACAGGAAATTGACATGCCTAAGATCGCTGCCATGGGTCGTAAAAATCAGCCAGGCCTGATCGTGGTAGACAGGGAAGTACCCGGTGAATTCGAGAACTACGCAACACCTGAACAAACGCTTCCTGAAAAACCACTCCCTTACCCATGGGAAACCTGTATGTCTATGGGCGACAGCTGGACGTATACCCATACCGACCAGATGAAGTCTTCCCTGAAACTGGTGACCCTGCTGGTAAAGATCGTATCAAGAGGTGGTAACTTCCTGCTGAACATCGGCCCTAGCGCGAAAGGCGACTGGACACCACAGGCTTACGAAAGATTGGCCGACATCGGTGCCTGGATGAAGATCAACGGCGAAGGCATTCACGCTTCCCGTCCGGTAGCACCCTACTCTGATAACAATGTGTACTATACACAAGCGAAAGACAGCTCTGCTACTTACGCCTTCTTCACGTCCGACAGCGATGTGGTGAAATTGCCTGAAACAGTGGCATTCGCGATCGAAGCACCTGCTAAGATCAAACGTGTTTCCCTGCTGGGTACCAAAGCTAAACTTAGCTGGAAACTCAACAACGGCAAACTTGAAATTAAAATACCTAAGAATTTACAACAACAAAGTGGCCTGAAATACGCCGCTGCGTTCAAAGTAGAAGCTTAA